The DNA sequence TGCAGCCATTGGACAAACTCTTGAGTCAGCGTCTCGAGCTCCTCCCGTGCCAGCTCCTGGGATGGGTTGTGTGCCTGGGTCAGCACCACTGGCACACCCCACTGGGGCGCCTCGGCAAACAGGCTTGTGTTGTCGCGAATCCGGGTCTCAAACACGGGCACACCCTTTTCCTGAAGCCGCCGGATGTAGTGCTCCTGTACGCCGATGGGTTGGTCGCGGTAGAGCTGCACCATCGTGAGCACCACACCCAGGAGCTTCGGGCGGATGGGTTGCCAGCCCGGTTCGTTCGGGCCGAGGCGGGCGGCCGGTACCCGGCCGAGATAGCCGTTATACTCTTCGACGAGCTGCGCCACATGGCGCTCCAGTTCGTCCAGGCCAATGGTCGACAGGTAATCGGGGCGGACAGGCACCAAATAGTGGTCGCTGGCGACCAGAGCGTTCTTGGTAACAATGTAGAAGTTGGGCGGGCAGTCCATCAGGACGAAGTCGTAGCGGTCGGGCGGAAGCGAGCGGATACCTTCTTGCAGGAGCGAGTGCACCTTGAGGAAGTTGTGTGCCGCCTGGGTGGCGGAGCCCGACGACAGCCGGGGCGCGAGTTCCAGGTCCACGTTGATGAGCCCAAGATCCGAGCAGATCAGATCCAACCGTCCGGTGCCCCGTGTCCGCGAGGCCTGGGCCGCTAACCTTTCGGCGACCGCGGGTGGCTGAATGATTAGGTCCTGGAAGGCCGTCCCCGCGCGGTCGTAGATGTACCGGTCGAACCAGAGGCGGACAGTCTTGCGGTCTTTGTAAAGGTCCCGCCACTCGTCCTCGCTGACGAAGGAAAACGTCAGGCTTCCCTGAGGGTCCAGGTCGATCAACAGCACCCGCTTCCCCTGCGCCGCCAGGTACGCGCCCAGGTTGGCCGCCAGCGTCGTCTTGCCCACGCCGCCTTTGTAGTTGATGACCGAGACGGCCACCGCCATTTCCCTCACCCCCGCGCCAGCGAGTCGAGATACTGCCGGGCGGCCTGCGCCAGGCGCTCCGCCCGGTTCCGGATGAACGCCTCATACGCCTCGACGCTCACGCGCTCCCGGGTGCCTGTTTCGACAATGCCAGGATCGACGAGATGGCTCTCCAGGTGCTCATTCGGTATGTTGAAGTGGCGCACGTAGACGCTTGGCGGCCAACGGCTCAGTCGGTAGCGATTGGTGCGCTCGTTGAGCACGGTGA is a window from the Bacillota bacterium genome containing:
- a CDS encoding ParA family protein, giving the protein MAVAVSVINYKGGVGKTTLAANLGAYLAAQGKRVLLIDLDPQGSLTFSFVSEDEWRDLYKDRKTVRLWFDRYIYDRAGTAFQDLIIQPPAVAERLAAQASRTRGTGRLDLICSDLGLINVDLELAPRLSSGSATQAAHNFLKVHSLLQEGIRSLPPDRYDFVLMDCPPNFYIVTKNALVASDHYLVPVRPDYLSTIGLDELERHVAQLVEEYNGYLGRVPAARLGPNEPGWQPIRPKLLGVVLTMVQLYRDQPIGVQEHYIRRLQEKGVPVFETRIRDNTSLFAEAPQWGVPVVLTQAHNPSQELAREELETLTQEFVQWL